A segment of the Vespula pensylvanica isolate Volc-1 chromosome 9, ASM1446617v1, whole genome shotgun sequence genome:
AGTTGCAAAAGATTAGAAGTAAACTATACcatttttatcaaatcaattataaagttttataaaatttacatatgttaataagttatatatataacataaaatttatatttgtaaagtGGTATAAAATTACTAATgtatattgattataaatgaaagaacCTAAATATGTAGAACCAGTGGATCAACAACTTCGACCAAGCAGTGTCCATGTACAACCAATGCCCTTACCAAAACTTCCATCAACTGAATCACTTACAACAAGTGTAACTATTACAACTGGCCCAGTTCCTGTATCTCCAGGTATAACTATACAGATATTttgtagatattataatatcatattctttaataattcagCATTTATAAGATACTTTTTAATCTCTTATTTAACATCAACCTATTTAGTTTTTTTAGTACagttaattagatattttaattaacatatggcttatataaaataagcaTGTGTCTTAtgtaacattttaattaatcaagatATGtgcttacacacacacacacacacacacacacatttacttatatttatgtatgaaaAATGCATTgcaatacttaaaaaaatatttacatatttgcTTTATATTCACAGTTTTGTTTtgcttaattaaaaatataaggtAAAAATATCAAGCATGTATTGAAATGCTGAATTTTTAATgcttattacaaaatatttttttcatctatctatttaaGAAATGAATAGGCTATTAAagttaatagatattaaagataattaatatcttatattaaatttttattttatagacacaatattattttaagtgtatgcaatgtataatattatttttataagaataataaacgtatcttacaattaaaatgttacatttaaaaatatcttaaaataacatataatttgtatgtataaaattttagaaattttagaattatatattcatatagaaaatataaatcatcagtattatataaaattatgtaaattattaagaagacatttttatagaatatcagcaatataattattagaataaaagaatatatatagtaatttttgtaataaatttgaaatatgaatcaaattatgaatattgtaaaatttaatcatCTTTTTACTgcaatattaatgtttttactCTCATgtgtaaatgttttttatcatACTTAGTATTAAAAGGTGTACAAAAACTTTTACACtctatcaatattatttatatattatatattatgttaagttagataaaaaaaatgtaatcaaTGTACTTTAAATCATATGTAATCAATTTGATGTAAAAAGTGTGTCTATAAGTGATTTCATCAcaattactttatttatcaattaaaacTTGCTCATCTTGTATATATAGAgactataaatttatatatatataatatatatgtgcgtgtgtgtgcgcgcgcgtgtgtgagatatatatttatgttaacaGAAAGtgtagatttttatataatatgaaaatattattcaccTCTTCTACATTTTGTAACACACAAGCATTGTGTTAATatgttaatgaaaataattaatacatatttcatctaagtaaactttttaaaattaatactaaTGCTTACTCTACAgaattattagattatattgtgtgaatctaaattatttttgttttaacaaagttattgaaattaaaaccAGAATAGATTGTGATATtctatatgtaattttttttaggtTTATCTATGACTGGAGAGAACAATCAAAAAACAGATAATACATCAGATaaggtatatatctattttcatGTTTGAGATgtttattacaataatgaataaacaaatatattaatttcatttatatgtattgcTATTAGTCAATGGATTCCTGCAAGTTGACACGGAAAGAATCGTATAAAGcacagagaaaaaattatagaatggaaaagaaacgagttgCAAATGAACTTCTTAGTTCATTTAAAGATCCAACTGTTATTGTAATGAGTGATTGGCTTAAAGTTAGAGGAACGTTGAAAAGCTGGACAAAATTATGGTGTATCCTTAAACCTGGCTTGTTACTACTATATAAAAGtccaaaaataaaagtaaatactatttattttcattttgtatctttacaatataaatgttgaaatgtaaattaaaaactgTAAACTCACATTCATAAAACCATAAATATTGCAGAGTAATCATTGGGTTGGAACTGTTTTGCTGAATACATGTCAAGTAATAGAAAGACCTAGCAAAAAGGATGGATTCTGttttaaactttttcatcCTTTAGAACAGTCTATTTGGGCTCCTCGAGGACCAGAAAATGAAGCAATAGGTAAATGggtatattattacttttaacttaattttaattctgttataataatgataatgaagactgaaattatttcttttgtaggAGCTGTGGTACAACCTTTACCAACTTCTTACTTAATCTTCAGAGCACCATCACAAGCTGCTGGTAAATGCTGGTTGGATGCACTTGAACTTTCTTTAAGATGCTCTTCATTAATTGTACGTTCAACTAGTGCATTGCCGCGTTCTTTGCATCATGATGCGACGACTACTCATGAAACTCAATGGAGTGAAGCAGATTATGAAAAACATTTTGATGAACATGGTGAGTGTTATTGATTAATTCTACGCATGTTTATGTATCTATTGTGATTGTAAAACGTGAATTATTATGAATGATATGCATATTTTacgtgtataaataaaaaaaaatttacgttttgaatattgtatataataatacacacatataataataacagataTTTTCCGGgaagttaaataaaatgttgttaataattactataaataattatttattcttttataaataatttttacagaatattttattaataatttatttttaatttgtaatgtttaatgattattaatttaaaattattaattttaattattcaatttgtatatcatatcatttgatattatcaaacaaaatataaatgcagaaatgttaaaaattgtgaaatatgCAACATAAGtcaaagtattattatattatgaattaaatCCAATTTCATTGATagaatattgatttttctatttgtattcaaaattataactACAAGATACAAATTACAAgcttaatttaataataacaagctTTTAATTATCAGAATTTAACATTActaatattgttaaattattatcctttCCTGTTCTTCATTAccttaaaacaaattaaaaactcTTGCTTTGTAATCCAGTAGTATCTTTAAGCCAATATGCACCTAAATCACCCACAACACCTCAAAGGCGCTTATTGTCATGTCCACAGCCAATCTCACCTGCTATAGCGTGTCATCCTAAAAGTGTTTGTCCTTCACCAACTCCAATGTTTCAACAACTTTACCATGCAGTTGCATACTGGGAAAAACAGTTTCGCGATAAATCTCCTACACCTACTACAGATCCAGAGATTATTGTGTCTTCAGTTTCTATCGATGAACCAGATGGTGGGGGTACTCATCCTAGCATGTCTGGTTTCTCATCTTCTGCTTCTGCACCTGCTCCATCAATTTCCTCTGCTCGTCGCATGACTGTTCCTTCTGTACATGTCCTAGAATACAAGACCCATGAGGTAGTAACGCTAGAACCTGTGTACGCCTCACATACAGACCTGGATGATATCAGCCAGCCAGAGAATGGAGTCGCAGCCGATGCCGAAATCAGTGCTTCGGATAGTGAATCTGAGGGTTCTGCAAAAGAAGAACCATTGGACACAATTAATGAAACTCCATATGTATCTAATGAAAGCGAAGTTCTTGGATCAGTACGTGtttaagtatttatttttgatactttagcattaaaataatcgatttatctcacttttatttaaatttctacaGGCTGGAGAAGTAGTAACAGTACTGCAGGAAGAACAAAAATCTTTAATATGGTTTTTAATGAAACAAGCACGACCTGGAATGGATTTATCTAAAGTAGTATTACCTACTTTTATATTAGAACCTCGATCTTTCCTAGAGAAATTAGCTGACTCTTATTATCATGCTGATCTTTTATCAGAGTAAGAAAAACTCAAACAAAACAactaaatattatcatttattatatttgttacataatatacatttatttttatagagcAGTAATAGAAGATGATGCATTTACACGTATGAAAGCAGTTGTAAAATGGTATTTATCtggtttttataaaaaaccTCAGGGCCTGAAGAAACCATACAATCCACTTTTAGGTGAAACATTTCGTTGTTATTGGCAACATCCTAATGGTTCAAGAACATTCTACTTGGCAGAACAAGTAATAAGTATTAGTTTTCGTAACTTTTCACTATTCTATTAATGCagtctattattattttaaacagtACAATCTATTGTGGTTTCAACCTAATGTaggtttaatatatatatatatatatatatatatatatatatatatatatataattcattaaaatcttgtaatatttttttgtagttGTCTCATCATCCACCTATATCAGGATTTTATGTAACAAATCGTCAAGATGGATATACGATTAGTGCTACAATTATTGCTAAATCTAAATTTTatggtaattatttttttaataaaaagtttaaaattatacaaaaaatatgattattattaatatcatagaCTTCGTGATGTTTCAGGTAATTCAACATCAGCAATTTTAGATGGTGTTGCAATATTAACAATGTTACCCAGAGGTGAAGATTATACAATGACAATTCCTTATGCACATTGTAAAGGTATTCTTGTGGGAACATTATCTATGGAACTTGGTGGAAAGATAGATATTGAATGTGAGAAAACTCGTTACCATACTGAATTAGAATTTAAACTTAAGGTAAAATTTataactatatgtatatgagcTTTTGACGtgaagagaaattaaatttattatagtttaatattatatatcataattcaatattttgttcaaatgcaattattataaatatttttatacacatggaataaattttttttttgtattgtatCATTAGCCCTTTCTTGGAGGAGCAGAACAAATGAATCAAGTAGTAGGAAGAATACGTTTAGGAAAAGAGACTCTTGCTACTATTTCAGGATATTGGGATGGACAAATTATGATTACTGACAAACGGACTGGAGTAAGTTccacatttattattattagaaaagtaaatacagcaaattttgttaatattaaaagatatctTATCTTACAGCAAGAAAGtgtattttttaatccaaCTTCAGAAATACGTAAAAGAAGATTGAAGAAATATACTGTGCCTCTAGAATATCAAGGTCCATGGGAAAGTGAAAAATTATGGCTTGCTGTTACACAAGCGATCAATCGAGATGATCAATTTGCTGCTACCGAAGCAAAAACACAACTAGAGGAAGCTCAAAGAGAACGAGCGAAAGAACGTAAAAGTATTGGTCAAGAATGGGTTCCTAAATATTTTGTACAGGTAATCACAtggttatatttatatatccttacataaaaattaaaataattaataagtcaTTCATAAAATGTctcaacaaaatatatattttttgtcaacAGGATATTATAACAGGTAATTGGGTTTATAGACATGCAGATGCTCGGCCATGGGATCCTAGAAATGATGTAGTACAATATGAGcatgattatattatacgcACAAAAACAAGACATAAAACACCGATAATGCGTACTGGTAGTATTGTTTCTACAGATCCTCAAACGCAGgtatagataaattaaatacaacTTACAGTATGtgtagtattattaatattcttcgtTACCTTCTTCGTTTACCATATAATAATGCAAGTtctcaatttattaatttttatggtacgataattcatttaatataatcggcctaataaaatatattacttcgaagtaatatattttaaaaacttaTAGATCATTTTAAGTTAATTTAgttaatgtttataattagattattcttccattactttttttcagtaaattcatcaaaaatattattaatataaatataagcaATTAATAAAGATAGCTACAatgtataacatataatagatataaataaaattcgatacaaaaataaattttgttttagatGCCATTACTTCAAGCTGAGTCTCGTTCATCGTTATCTGTATTAAAATCTTCAAAACGGCAATTGTCAAATAATTTACCTCTTACAGAAACTGCACATGATTCAGGTAGTTCATCTGCAGAGTTACATTCAGACTCTAGTCAATCAGTAGGAAAAAGGAGACGAGCAACAACAAGgtaaaatgattattactataacaagattaaaaattttattatacttttatacaaTAACAAATTTACAGATTATTGGATATTACAAAAGACATAGAAAATCAATTATCAGAATATGGTGAAAAACTTAATCGTATCCAACATTTAATTGAACAACTTGCTGTAAGGCAAAGAGCACAAATAGAACAACATCATATAAATGTTCTAAAAAGTTTTATGGATATTATTCTGGTTATTGTAGTTGTTTTCCTGATGCAGTATTTCATGAAAGTATGGAATACAGGACTTAATACaagttgaaataatttattacagtgtcctatatattacataactatttacacataataaaataaaagaatcagctttttatttttcaggtgtataaatatatatatacacatatgtatatgtgtatatatatatatatatatatatatatatatatctatatacatattcttaaTTGATCGTGATAATGCAGCAacagtaatattttataacattaacTATATGAAATTGTGAGTTAAAAAAATGTGTAcaatatttatctaaaattattttcttatagcATCAAAGGTGTATAATTTATGCCTAAATTGTTGGATTACCAATCAATATGAGCTTAATATCTTGTATATAATGGCTATattgcaatattatataagatgtTATAAAAATCTGTTGAGTTACTATAGTTTTTACTGCAACTACTCGATAGTAAAACGCATACATAACGAAATTATTGCAGTACAGTTCTAAAAAATTTGTAGATTACATACTTGatgtctatatattatataaagctataaaaattataaaagttaattgtaaattatactATTATCTAACTTGATTCATTGATCTTTATTGAAGtatcttaatattatatatccatCCTTTAAATCGTAGAACTTCATATCAATGAATAACAGTGTTTTAAGAGTAATTGCATGTTTAAACTTGTACATAAATAAGATGCACATAAACATTATCTTCGCATTTCAATAAATTGATTTCATTAAGTTGACTTCAATTGATTCgcgatatttacaaaatatgttttgagcaaaatattttttataacaaaatttatatctatgcACACGCTTTTACGAACATCGCATTTTATGAATTGTCCATAGAGCTTTCTTACAATTTATTTGCGactgataaaatgaaaaaatgagtcttgatcaattttataatttatagtaCAGTGCCTAATAATCTACTtagtatttgttatttaatataaaagctgtaaaaatataatcaacaTGATTCCTGATGATAGAAGGTTTCAACAATATTCCAAAAAAgcattattatagaaattttaaagTTGGTCCTAATATATCAGTATCAATGTTAACATAATATTTCCGTATATTTGGATTATATGATaagcatattttattaatactatatttattaatactatatttttGATCATATgccaaaatttaatatttaataatccaagtataaaaatataacaattgaCAAGAATAgtttattgaaagaaatagtatATTTCCTATAATATAGtttctataataaaacgttccttatatatttttgacaaatcattatttattcaaaattacagcaattaataatattactattacaactgaaataatttctatttatctgaAATTGTATTTATCTGAAAGTTTATGCtgcattctttttttgcaCAAACATATTCacattatacattttttcctAAGAAAACACATACTATTTTAAACTTAATATATGCTACTGAGTGTTTCATTTAAGTTCAACaaaggtatatatatcattatttaatattcgtaatattaaaaaatttttttttatttacagatttttttttaatagaatcacctctattaaattttaattgttatagTTTAATTAAGGTACATGAATGGAACAAAAAGGGATATGTGCAAtagtttttaaattaaaaaaattaatctaccCCATTCCTATGAAATACGCTTTTTAAATggttaaaatatcatttaattatgatataaataaatatattttgattctttactaaaaaaaaaattaatattgtgtATGTAcctgaaatatttatttacatttttattttcaatttcaattatgatttattattaaaatggaaatatgaatatcataattataacataaaattatcTACTGTTACTGGATTATTTATGCTTGTATCGTATGCATTAATAATAGtaccataaatattatataactataaatattataactagttttaatatatacatacaaaaattatCGTTTTCAATATTGTATTTCCTCAATTTTGTCTTTTACATCtggataaaagaattattgttGTATATGATCACTTTAttatgcaaataaataaattcatttgagatttataaatcttataaatataaataaattactgtTATATGTGAATagacattaatttatttccatttacaaatattggtttaattataatttaatatatataaatatatatatatatatatatatatatatatatatatgctcgattctaatatttatataatgtaatgtcATTTGTATTAGTATATGTCAAATTCATAGGTTGTTGATAAcaagaattttcaatataagttaaaaaaaaaaaaatcgataacgaTGTATAAAACACAAGGTtgaacataattatatataaaaaaataaataagttttagattatatatatatattatataaataagaaatattatttttttctagatcATTTTAAAACAAGTCAAAAGTTGATATCGGTAACACCACAGATGATACGCGAAGCTGTAGAAGTTCTACAAATGAGAAAACTTTTTGTTAGCACTGAACtaataatagattatttaataaaacattatccAGTAGATAGTGAAGCACTTACAACAGAACTTATTCCAAAATTGAAATATGCTGTACGCGTTggattaataacaaaatttggACATGATCAATTTTGTATTCCGACATTGCTACAAGATGCTAACACAATCGAGACGGCATTCACTGCATTTTGAGATCTTTGTTACActgtaagaaaattttttttttatttctttatgaaagtatttcattttactatTTCAAAAATACTGAATAAACAAACtagaaaattgattatttaaaaaaatcatgtCAATCGCAATTGTAAAAACAAATCTATACTTTATTAACATGCAATTAAcgttatttagaaaaaatataaaaccaaTTGTGCTTAACTTACAAGAACAGTGTTTTTGGAGTATGTATACAATAATGTATACATTGGAGATTATacattcaattatatattaatttactataaatatttataacacatatatacaaaattacattatattttatctctttattatcattttatataatttaattttatttactactATAATggaaacatatgtatataattattgtgtaTAATTCCAAACTAATAAAAACACggtagaaattaatatattaaagaaattaataaaattgatatttttactgaattttttattttcataaattcataaaataatttataaaatattatagatataaatatatttgtatatataagatattaataactataataataacgaatctatgtattaatattttgttatacattatatcatgtatcaaatataaatttttttattttttgtaagacCAAACATTTTTAGAAACGTAACTTAAACATTGACTTTActtcaattaaaattgtatggtataatcgaaaaaaatttggaGAATACTTtagtatacaatatatataatcttctattttcttacgacttttaaaattattgtataaattatacaataagGTACCATTAAACATATCAGAAACTTTCGTAAGTTGATATGGATAACCCAGTAATGCATTTAGATCTATACTATGTTTTAAACAACTTTGAAATTGTGCAAATATATGAATAACtgatcgtttaaaattttttggaTTTTGTTGAAGTTTGATCTCCATATTactattagatataaaaaatggtGCTAATATTAGACAGTCACATTCCGTAATTTCATTAAGAGCTTCTATAATACTTATTTCTGAGGAACagtctaataaaaaaaagttgttttgtacatcttttttttttgaagattttATTGCTtccaatttttgtttatatttattttcaaatatatgcATAGATCTACAATAACCAATTTTCAAATCAATGATATGATATAACATTGCAAACAGCAATGCATATATATGagtatttgattttaattctgGTAAGTTATCTATCCAATATTTTGCTGTTGCAATATACAATCTCCAATTTTCAGGGAATTTAACTATAAAATCATGTTGTATATTTAAAGTATTgtcataaatttctttccttatatCGAATGGGATTTTTCTGAGATCGTGCAAGGATGAAATTTTACAAGAAccaatattatcaatatatgtTAGTGGATAATGagataattgattattttgtcCTCTAGTTATGTATTCTGAAGGTTTACTTGTTTGTTCAAATTCTGATTTaagtaatgtatatataacattaataattttttcacttATAAATACACTTGAAGGTTGACGATAATCTTCAATTtgtacatgatatatatataatttgtgcattaatatatttataaaataatttgttaatgaaCCTTTAGAAAATTCATAAATGAACCAAGAGGGTAAACTATTAATAAAAGCATCATGTCTAGTCTCCAAATCACATTCAATcatatctttatattcttttgataGTTCTCTTATTAGGTCATTTATATCTGTTTGAAACTTGCAattattttctgtattttgCGAAATGATTTTATCCATATCTTCTTTGGAAAAATCCAATTGATCCaagatatttattgatatactGGTATATTCATTTATGATCATCTCAATTGCTCTAaacgtttgttttttattttcctgtGGCACTGTTCTCATTATTAGACTTATAGCCTCGTTTAATGTATGTTTACTTAACCAATTTAAAGTACCCTCTATGCGACATTGctgtaaattaaaattaatacgtCCAATGTTTGGCAATTTTatgttcttataaaaatttttgaattcgTATTGTTGTATGTAATCATTCCCTAGCAAAATAGCAGCTAAGGGTA
Coding sequences within it:
- the LOC122631427 gene encoding oxysterol-binding protein-related protein 8 isoform X1, with protein sequence MSSQPIVVPGGDQRIQSDAHSVPAGCASDTFKTMTPPNVSRSLSNQPKYVEPVDQQLRPSSVHVQPMPLPKLPSTESLTTSVTITTGPVPVSPGLSMTGENNQKTDNTSDKSMDSCKLTRKESYKAQRKNYRMEKKRVANELLSSFKDPTVIVMSDWLKVRGTLKSWTKLWCILKPGLLLLYKSPKIKSNHWVGTVLLNTCQVIERPSKKDGFCFKLFHPLEQSIWAPRGPENEAIGAVVQPLPTSYLIFRAPSQAAGKCWLDALELSLRCSSLIVRSTSALPRSLHHDATTTHETQWSEADYEKHFDEHEYKTHEVVTLEPVYASHTDLDDISQPENGVAADAEISASDSESEGSAKEEPLDTINETPYVSNESEVLGSAGEVVTVLQEEQKSLIWFLMKQARPGMDLSKVVLPTFILEPRSFLEKLADSYYHADLLSEAVIEDDAFTRMKAVVKWYLSGFYKKPQGLKKPYNPLLGETFRCYWQHPNGSRTFYLAEQLSHHPPISGFYVTNRQDGYTISATIIAKSKFYGNSTSAILDGVAILTMLPRGEDYTMTIPYAHCKGILVGTLSMELGGKIDIECEKTRYHTELEFKLKPFLGGAEQMNQVVGRIRLGKETLATISGYWDGQIMITDKRTGQESVFFNPTSEIRKRRLKKYTVPLEYQGPWESEKLWLAVTQAINRDDQFAATEAKTQLEEAQRERAKERKSIGQEWVPKYFVQDIITGNWVYRHADARPWDPRNDVVQYEHDYIIRTKTRHKTPIMRTGSIVSTDPQTQMPLLQAESRSSLSVLKSSKRQLSNNLPLTETAHDSGSSSAELHSDSSQSVGKRRRATTRLLDITKDIENQLSEYGEKLNRIQHLIEQLAVRQRAQIEQHHINVLKSFMDIILVIVVVFLMQYFMKVWNTGLNTS
- the LOC122631427 gene encoding oxysterol-binding protein-related protein 8 isoform X3, translated to MSSQPIVVPGGDQRIQSDAHSVPAGCASDTFKTMTPPNVSRSLSNQPKYVEPVDQQLRPSSVHVQPMPLPKLPSTESLTTSVTITTGPVPVSPGLSMTGENNQKTDNTSDKSMDSCKLTRKESYKAQRKNYRMEKKRVANELLSSFKDPTVIVMSDWLKVRGTLKSWTKLWCILKPGLLLLYKSPKIKSNHWVGTVLLNTCQVIERPSKKDGFCFKLFHPLEQSIWAPRGPENEAIGAVVQPLPTSYLIFRAPSQAAGKCWLDALELSLRCSSLIVRSTSALPRSLHHDATTTHETQWSEADYEKHFDEHDLDDISQPENGVAADAEISASDSESEGSAKEEPLDTINETPYVSNESEVLGSAGEVVTVLQEEQKSLIWFLMKQARPGMDLSKVVLPTFILEPRSFLEKLADSYYHADLLSEAVIEDDAFTRMKAVVKWYLSGFYKKPQGLKKPYNPLLGETFRCYWQHPNGSRTFYLAEQLSHHPPISGFYVTNRQDGYTISATIIAKSKFYGNSTSAILDGVAILTMLPRGEDYTMTIPYAHCKGILVGTLSMELGGKIDIECEKTRYHTELEFKLKPFLGGAEQMNQVVGRIRLGKETLATISGYWDGQIMITDKRTGQESVFFNPTSEIRKRRLKKYTVPLEYQGPWESEKLWLAVTQAINRDDQFAATEAKTQLEEAQRERAKERKSIGQEWVPKYFVQDIITGNWVYRHADARPWDPRNDVVQYEHDYIIRTKTRHKTPIMRTGSIVSTDPQTQMPLLQAESRSSLSVLKSSKRQLSNNLPLTETAHDSGSSSAELHSDSSQSVGKRRRATTRLLDITKDIENQLSEYGEKLNRIQHLIEQLAVRQRAQIEQHHINVLKSFMDIILVIVVVFLMQYFMKVWNTGLNTS
- the LOC122631427 gene encoding oxysterol-binding protein-related protein 8 isoform X2 codes for the protein MSSQPIVVPGGDQRIQSDAHSVPAGCASDTFKTMTPPNVSRSLSNQPVDQQLRPSSVHVQPMPLPKLPSTESLTTSVTITTGPVPVSPGLSMTGENNQKTDNTSDKSMDSCKLTRKESYKAQRKNYRMEKKRVANELLSSFKDPTVIVMSDWLKVRGTLKSWTKLWCILKPGLLLLYKSPKIKSNHWVGTVLLNTCQVIERPSKKDGFCFKLFHPLEQSIWAPRGPENEAIGAVVQPLPTSYLIFRAPSQAAGKCWLDALELSLRCSSLIVRSTSALPRSLHHDATTTHETQWSEADYEKHFDEHEYKTHEVVTLEPVYASHTDLDDISQPENGVAADAEISASDSESEGSAKEEPLDTINETPYVSNESEVLGSAGEVVTVLQEEQKSLIWFLMKQARPGMDLSKVVLPTFILEPRSFLEKLADSYYHADLLSEAVIEDDAFTRMKAVVKWYLSGFYKKPQGLKKPYNPLLGETFRCYWQHPNGSRTFYLAEQLSHHPPISGFYVTNRQDGYTISATIIAKSKFYGNSTSAILDGVAILTMLPRGEDYTMTIPYAHCKGILVGTLSMELGGKIDIECEKTRYHTELEFKLKPFLGGAEQMNQVVGRIRLGKETLATISGYWDGQIMITDKRTGQESVFFNPTSEIRKRRLKKYTVPLEYQGPWESEKLWLAVTQAINRDDQFAATEAKTQLEEAQRERAKERKSIGQEWVPKYFVQDIITGNWVYRHADARPWDPRNDVVQYEHDYIIRTKTRHKTPIMRTGSIVSTDPQTQMPLLQAESRSSLSVLKSSKRQLSNNLPLTETAHDSGSSSAELHSDSSQSVGKRRRATTRLLDITKDIENQLSEYGEKLNRIQHLIEQLAVRQRAQIEQHHINVLKSFMDIILVIVVVFLMQYFMKVWNTGLNTS
- the LOC122631427 gene encoding oxysterol-binding protein-related protein 8 isoform X4, producing MSSQPIVVPGGDQRIQSDAHSVPAGCASDTFKTMTPPNVSRSLSNQPVDQQLRPSSVHVQPMPLPKLPSTESLTTSVTITTGPVPVSPGLSMTGENNQKTDNTSDKSMDSCKLTRKESYKAQRKNYRMEKKRVANELLSSFKDPTVIVMSDWLKVRGTLKSWTKLWCILKPGLLLLYKSPKIKSNHWVGTVLLNTCQVIERPSKKDGFCFKLFHPLEQSIWAPRGPENEAIGAVVQPLPTSYLIFRAPSQAAGKCWLDALELSLRCSSLIVRSTSALPRSLHHDATTTHETQWSEADYEKHFDEHDLDDISQPENGVAADAEISASDSESEGSAKEEPLDTINETPYVSNESEVLGSAGEVVTVLQEEQKSLIWFLMKQARPGMDLSKVVLPTFILEPRSFLEKLADSYYHADLLSEAVIEDDAFTRMKAVVKWYLSGFYKKPQGLKKPYNPLLGETFRCYWQHPNGSRTFYLAEQLSHHPPISGFYVTNRQDGYTISATIIAKSKFYGNSTSAILDGVAILTMLPRGEDYTMTIPYAHCKGILVGTLSMELGGKIDIECEKTRYHTELEFKLKPFLGGAEQMNQVVGRIRLGKETLATISGYWDGQIMITDKRTGQESVFFNPTSEIRKRRLKKYTVPLEYQGPWESEKLWLAVTQAINRDDQFAATEAKTQLEEAQRERAKERKSIGQEWVPKYFVQDIITGNWVYRHADARPWDPRNDVVQYEHDYIIRTKTRHKTPIMRTGSIVSTDPQTQMPLLQAESRSSLSVLKSSKRQLSNNLPLTETAHDSGSSSAELHSDSSQSVGKRRRATTRLLDITKDIENQLSEYGEKLNRIQHLIEQLAVRQRAQIEQHHINVLKSFMDIILVIVVVFLMQYFMKVWNTGLNTS